TCCCCTTTTCAGCTTTCATGTTCACTCAATCAGAAATGTTTGAATGACAGTTTGGAGAAAAttgtgagaaagagaagagggaaggaaagagggaggtAAGAGACTGGGGGTGAAAAAGGAGGAGTGAGAAAGTGGAGGGAGGGCGTAGTCTGTCCTGTCAGTCCACATCACATCACTGCAGCTCAGCCATCCGTGAGGGTGCGGAGATTCAAGATGAAAGTGTGGGAAACAAAAGAGATAAATCCTactcttttttctgtaattAGGGTGAACTAACCATTCTTGTGTTCTGATTACTTATAGGTGGGATAGGTGAGGCAGTTTGTGCGGCGGTCGTGAACGAGACCGGTTTCACTGTGCAGCGCCTGGCCGTTTCCCAGGTGCCCCGCAGTGGGAAGCCCAACGAGCTGCTCCGAATCTTCGGCATCGACCGTGATGGCATCACTCAGGCAGTCCGTAAAATGCTCAGTGGCTCCGCCAACGCCAAGTAAACATGTTGCTGCTTTGGCTGCAGCGGCTACAAACATGGCAAAGGACTCCGTGGTTACCTGGTGATCACCATGGAGACAAACACAATACCGAGGGAGGGGACACACTTCTGGCCCACTCATGCTGTCCTCCTCGTAAAATAACCTCTAgtattggttttaaaaaatccaaaaagAAAATCTGGTTCTCTCTTTAACTGTCATCAATGTGATTCTGACCCCGTTAGTTTGTGTAAACACACCCCTCCCCCCACCTACACATCCCCAACCCTCCCTTTCCTACCGCCCAGAGAAAGTTCTGGTACTGCTCTAGTGTTTCAGTAAAGCAGTGAATGTGATTTGGAGTAAAGTGaagtcttttttatattttctgtggAACCCCCGTCACTTCTTTGGTGCAATCTTTCAGGTCTGCACCCATACgactctcccccccccccccccccccactacaTCCAGCAGGGTGTGGACAAACTCTGGTTTTTCTGTTTGAGCACTGACTGTTTTTAATCCTTTCACCCTAACTTGGATGGGACTGCTTTACACCAATAAAGGGATGGTTTCTTCACAATACCTGTGTCTGAGGTCTTTCTTTTCTGGGTCCATTTTATACACCCTGTAATGCAAGCACGGCTCCGATTTCCCATGAACGAATGTTAGAGTTGGATTTTAGCATTATAACATGCTAAATGTTATGATGTTgtgtatgatttattttccatatttttcctCTAAACACCAAGTGTAGATGCCAGCCAGTTCGGACTTCACATTGCACACAATTAAAGGTTCCCTGGAGACTTTTTGACCCCCTTGTAGTGCAAtgagtgttgttgtttgttttttttattctctacGGTTCACACCAATCGACCAATGtgaaaaaacattgatttctcTGGGTAAAAGGACTGTGTGTTGGTTAAGTGCCCTTGCGCCTGGTTGAACTCCATAGTATCAAGCCTGCACTCAACGTGTgcaattcatatttaatgtgtgtaaATAATTGAATAGCCAGCCTATTGAAAGATTCACACAGACTGCAGTGTGTCAGTAAATGTGTGTGGGCAAATAAACCACGTTTAATGCAAATGAtgggtttgatttattttcctatttaatCTGGTTTGCCTTTAGATGCAGTGGGTTTAACCTCTCGCAATTCAGATTAAATTtgaaggtcccctattatgcaaaatgcactttttgatgtattttatacataaatatgtgtgtgtaaggagactctccttaaccacatctctaaaaacgaggtacaaacgagctgatccagatttgctgccgatatgacgtcataaccgaaatgcAGGCTGGCTTTACATTCAAATCCTTGCAACGTCCCGCCATGTGACACGTTCAAACCTAACATCCGCAATATACActtgcgagctgaatcccctccacagcacctctgtgtgtctgtgtgttcagcaggatgtctgcaggagggagttagagttgttgtgtataatGAAacttaaagcgacagtcacagaatcagcacttttggaacagggctgaaatagaggggtatgaggcatggctacagtgggtgatctgtttggtattttgagcaaaacacttcacagacatgttatGTATAGATATTgctctacaatatattgttcaaatatagcataataagagacctttaaagttattttcaacTCGCAATAGATTCAGGAGCgataataaaacaggaaaattaAAAGCTACAAAATACAACCTGAGCTGTCATAAACCAGCAGTTATAAAGGAACTTGTAATATTtcaatttagaaaatgaaaCCAGAAAGAAATGTAGGTAGGACCTTCTTTGtggattttaaaaagaaatcacatgCTTCATACAAAGATAAGcagttttctgaatgtgttacTAATGAATGTGTACATTTAAGGCAAAGCAGCCACATCCAGAATTACAGTAAGATTGAATTTTTCCGTAAAACTAACAATGTTTTCTGTACTGTTCTTTGTTCAAGTTAATGACCTAACTACAGCGGGTCAGAAGGAGCACAAAAGATTGGATGTGATATTTGGGATGACCTTTGGCCTCCCTCTTATAGCGCAGCAGGAGCTTGTCTGACAGTGTGacagctgtgagtgtgtgtgagggagaaaaGTAAATGGGCTGACAGATTGTGCATGTGCAGTATGTGTTCGCACACTGTGGATCCTGGGAAAGGAGACAGGCGGGGCGTTTCTGTCCTGGTGGCCATCTAAGCATCTGTCTGTATATCTGTCAATCTGTCGTATGGATCCTTCTCTAGTAATGCACAGAcgaccccacacacacattatagtGTATATGAAGACATGTGGCGTGGCTCACACACCTCCTGTCAAACTGAATTGTTGCTACTTCAGCAACTTTCAAATTTACATATATACACTCAAAACAAAAGATACATTAGATTATTTACAATACGGTAATATGACTTCACATAATATACTATACTACTATACTATTTTTTCCGGATATTTTACGATACTATAATAGTTAATACACGCACACTGAAACGTAGGCCGTATAGTGCTTCAGGGTAAACCAAATCCTTCAGCTTTACTGAGACCCCACCCCCCctgaacacatacatgcacGCGAACGGTCGTTCAgacacaaaggaaaaacaatgtaCAGAAGATTGTCTCACTACGTAATTCAAAGGTCAGtgcatatattttgaaaaaagtaatttaattgttaaaaaacaagacacttTCTCTTTTCATAAACTGAAATGTGACCATCACAGTAAACCAAAACCCACAGTTGTCTTTGTTAACTATCTCTCTTGCTAGATAACACAAGAGCTTAGCAAAAATAGGTTTTTGAGATTTAACCTAATTTATcccttaataaataaaagattaaaaaaactgcaaacataatgagaaacattttattaaaccCAGCAGCACTTATTCAAGCTGATTGGTATTACCAACAACATTAGAATCAACTCAAAAGCTCAGAATTTGATTAATGGAATAAAACATCTCATTATACAACATCTATTTAGAATCACAGCATAAAAGTTTAAAATCATAGTTTAGGCACTGAACTTTTTCTCAAATCTAGAGCTAAAATACTTTCTAGCTACATTCATGTAATTACTTATCACTTTGTGTTCGTACCTCCCAGTTGTAACTCTATTCAAGCCTGAAAAAGACCTTCTCTCCCACATTACAGTAGCGTAAGCATGAGCTGAAGGAGAAAAGTGTTCAATCTGGTATCAGCATCCAATATTCATTACCATTCATGATTCATCATCATTCACTTGGGGGACATAATCTTCAGAAGTTTTATAAAAGCAACGGAAAACCCTGTTGAGTGAAAATACTGTGGTTATGTATAATGGAGATGCATTTAGCCATTTCTACTATGGGTTATTATATGTGAGATGTTTCTCCTATCCCTtactccccctcctcaccccatCTGTCACTCCAGTCAGATACTCCCCCCTTCCCCCCATTTAGCTCCTGTACTCATCCCCGCAGTCCCCGATGAGCGCCATGAGGTCCCTGGAGCGCCGTGTCACTGCCTTGATGGCGGCGCAATCTTCCTCCGTCAGCTTCAGGTCAGGGCTGCAGCTACGCACACTGTCACTGATGTGTTGCCCCGCCCCAGCGACGCCCAGCCGGCAGCCCACAATGACCCCGCCCACCGCAGGGCGGTCCAGCACGTAGCGTGTTGCTACGCTGGCCACTGAGCAGTCGTGTGTCCTGGCAACGGTGTCCAAGGCAACGAGGAGGTCCTGGAAAAGGCTCCAGCCCCCCCAAGAGTCGATCATCTTCTTGTACTTAGAGAGGGAGGCAGTGTAGAGCTCCGCCCTGGAGTTGGGCTCTGTCTTCCCCAGATATCTCTCTGAGAGTAGACCGCCCGCTACGAGCGAACAGTCATGGAGGAAAGAAGGATGGTAGAGAGAAGCAGGGGTTACAATGAGTCAGGAATGAGGAATAGGATGGAGTGAAAGGGGAAGTTGAAGGAAGAAGCAGCAATAAAGAAATGGAAGAATAGAATATATGCGATGGAGAAGGAAGAAATGGGTGAAGCAAGAGAtgttggagagaaaaaaaacagaaaggtaGGAGACCAGTGAGGTCAGGAGGAGGATGGGgtgcagagacagaggaaaagaCGGGAAGGGAAGTGGAGAGAGGATGTGGCGTCATATCGACCATTTTACAAACCCAccattttacatctttacaccATCATACAAAATGTGTTGCTTGCATCATTAAACATGAAGTAAACCTTCTTTGTTACTGCTCTACTGGAGTTACACTCATATATCTGGGTAAattcaaatgataaaaacattCATAAGTAATgagtgtatttaaaatgtatctcaCCCAGCGTGCCATAAGTGAGGAGCTGAATGTTGTTTGCCACACAGAACTGCTCCATCCTGCCTGCAGGTCGCTGGTCTATCAAAGAGTACTGAACCTGCAGGGCGGACACATTAAATACACGGTTTATAGATGCACTGAAGAAGAGAGACTAATGGACAACTGTGCCAGCATGCAGCTGGAAGTGTCACCTGGTTGCTTGAGATGCGAATGCCTCTGCTGGTGATCTCCTCCAGCCTTTGTGTGTCAAAGTTAGTGAGGCTAAGCTCTCCTGAGGAAGAAGGAAAATACAGGTTGAGAGTACAACAAGTCTGAGAATAAATTTAAAAGATGCCACACATAATGAACTGCCTTCAGAGAATGTGTGTGAACCCTCATAATTGTGTTATCAGCCTAAGAGCCAGATCGTAATCAATTATAATATAGTATGATGAATAAACGTTATAAACCAAGTTCACTTTAACATTAAGAACAACATAATTCTGATATATCTGATCTGTGTAATCAGTCTGCTAATAAATTGGTCTGCAAGTCTAACGTTTATGTAATGctatttttgtgattttgtgtaACTCTGTGTACGTACGTATAAGTCCCTCCTGCTGCAGGTCGGACAGGTGTCCCAGTGCGTCCAGGTATCTTTTGTCTCTATAGTCCCACCAGTGGAACTGAACGCAGTCCAGGCTGTCCACATGCATACGGGCCATGGAGCGCTGCAGCGCCTTCAGCACCACCTACATACTCACAGTTACAGATTCTGTTACACTGTCAACAGTAAACATACAGACATTAAACCTTTTTGATGAGTTTAATTCATCCTAAAAGATTAAAACTCTCTCTGCATATACCAACACAAACATATGATGCCACACAATGCCATGTATGCTTGTCATTTGTCTATGAAATGTGTTGTTACCTATTGGCCAACATATACAATGATATCAATATACTTGTAATAATTCAATGTTGGCGACTACATCAGTATAGCTCTAATTCAATGTGCATAGCTCTGAACCTGATATATGATAATCTTAAATCGTCGTAAGtacaaaaacatgattttggTTTGCTTATATTTGGTTACTGACAATTTGGGAGCATCCTATTGGTACAAATAGCAATAAACCACAGGGTCAACCTGGATAATCCTGTGATTATGTTAATTGTTGCCATAGTTGCCCTAACCCTCCTCAAACAAAGGATATAGGGTTAATTATTTATGGACGACTCAACACCAACACTTTTACTGAGAATTCTCCGTGCAGCGTTACATTAGTCAAGTGGGCCGCAAAGGTGATGTCCTAGTTCTTctaaaaagacacacactgctctctAGTGGATAAAAGTGTTCTCACTGTAAAACACTGCACTTCACCCATTTTTCTCACCTTGCGGTCCATTGGTCCCGGTCGAGGCACATATTTGGTCAGACTCTGCAGAGCTGGCGTGTCATTTCCAGAGTTGCACCTCTAGAGATCagaaaattattattattttactacaAAAATTTGAATTGATCTCTGTAGCTTGAATTTATTAtaatctaattattattattatgttattccAGTTTCATGCTGCCAAAACAAGTGTAACAAATGTAACGggtgtaaacacattttaaaggattCAGAATGTAAGAAATTTGCCTTGAtcagttcattttaaaaaggtaaaaggtACAAAGAGCCTGGAAAGCTTGTGTGTAATGCAGTGACGAACCATGTCTGTCACAATGGGACCTTCTGCAAACACacgcatttttttttctaacacaaaaccactcaaatgCGTATTGCATGGaccgagaaagacaaacaaatcgACATCACACTATAATATTACAGATAAACAACACAGATGCAATTGtcatttatgcattttatttaaattgtattacattttatttgtatgatAAATTCAATATTACTATTTTTTATCTGAGGGTTCCAGGATATTCTCTGAATACCTTGAAGGCACTGATGGTTCACCACTGGTGTAATGGGGTAAAATGACACGAAAAATTGTTCACACACTGACAACAACTTTTTCAATATTTGCATTACAGATGCGTATAGACAGAGGGATAAATATTGCTCATACTCTTTGCATTGAATAACATAACTTGTTTTAGTCACACGTTATAATGTGTTGGCTGCGAAACAACTTCACGGTTTTACAAGTTCTACATTAACTGTTTATATAAGTTCACTAAGATTATGATGGGAGTAGAGAATGGTGGCGTTGTctgcaaataaaatcaatttcaGCATGTCTGAGGTGTTGGTAATATCATTGATATAGATCAGAAAGAGTTTTGGTCCTAAAATTGAACCTTGTGGGACTCCACATGTTATTGGAAGTTTGTCTGATTTTGCTTCGCCCAACTCTACATATTGCAGTATATTCCTCAGATAACTCTTAACCCGCTCATTAGTTGGCCCCTAATGCCATAATGTTCTAGTTTTTTTAGCGGGATATTATGATTAACTCTATCAAAAGGTTTCTTGATATGAGCGGGCTCTGCAGATCTGCTGGCATATCAGCTCTTACAAGACCAAGATTTCAATGGTGATTGAACTTTTGCGGCTTGCTGAATCCATCCTTGTTCAGTTCCCGGCCTCTCATCTTCCCCTCTACTCTTTCCCTTGTCCTGACATGAAATAGTTATTATGTTGAGGGGTAATTCAGCCCAGTGTTTGCATGTATGCAGTTCATATAAATACTATCTGggactgtgtctgtgtgtgttgtgttgtgttgtgttttgtggttggtgtgtgtgtgtgtgtgtgtgtgtgtgtgtgtgtgtgtgtgtgtgtgtgtgtgtacctggctGTTAAACTGTCCAAATATTTCCTCTGCAGGCCCATAAATGTCTGCCATGTCAAATGTGGTCAGACCAGCGTCTACGTAGGCCTCCATGGCCTCAACTGTAGACAAGAGAGAACATGTATAGATACATTATTAGCTAATTAAAAATCTCAACGACTGATTTCAAAGTAGGCTACATCTAAACAAATGTATaagaggtttttgttttttattccaacCCAGTGATCCACAAGAGTAACCAAACACACAGGTGCTTATATTTTATCTGCAATATTTCCCCCATATTAGTGTTCACTGTTCACCTGCTTTGGCATTATCCACGGCTCCGTGCGCCCCGGACACCTGCCACATCCCGTTCAGCACCCGGCAGATCTCCAGACCTCCGGACAGTCTCACTTTGGGCACCGGGGACATCCTGCGGTTTGTCCCGGGGAAAAGCTACTAGGGACGGCCTGCAGTATGAACACAATACAGCTTTCTTTCACGGTGCATATAAAGCATCACgtttttaaaggctttttcCTTCTTGCATCATGAGAGTTGTCAGTCGATTTAACGCATTAAGCCGTTCACTACTAGAggatatatacatttaaatcagcTACATTCATACAAATGACTTACTTTGTTTGCTGACGTATCTGAAACAGCACACTACAGGTCACAACAACACGCCGAACAGTTacaaaacattttggtgtgttACAAAAGTGTTACAAAAAGCCTCCAGAGGTTTCAACCAATAGCTGACTCTGTTTAGACGGAAATTATACTTCTTCAGCTTATGGGCTATTGCGTTACTGCCCCCTACTGGATAAAAACTTTCActtctgtggaaaacaaaaagcgCCTGACTtgttgaagaaagaaaaaatacaatctCAAATGAAACACAGAGACGTAACACAGTAAAAAATAATCTTTACTTTTCTGTTACATTTCACACATCAACGGAGCCCTTCTTAAGAGAGCAGTGCCTCCACATTAAAAGCTGTAGTCCCATTTTATTTCCTCCATCACCCCACTGTTTCCATTTCCAttgtcgtcgtcgtcgtcgtcgtcgtcttcttcttctttttcctctttctcttcctcctcttcttcttgctGGGTGTACCATCAGCCTGATCTGCTGCAGGTGTCTGTTTGTCCTCCGACTCTTCATCAGAAGCTGCAGGCCTCTTTCCACAGGTGGAGGGACTGAGTGGTGTCGCCTCCTGCTCGCTGTGATGGTGCAGACAACTTAAGTCAACCTCCTCTAATTTCAGAAATAAATTATGTAATGTCTCTAAAATGAGCAAATAGCCACTTAGTtctgtagtaaaaaaaaaaaagcatgggACTACATTCACAAAACTACACTGCAAACCATTACATTCAAGATGTTTACAAGAATAAAAGATGTCCACGGAACATACTTTCAATTGTTTATTCTAAGATTTAGTTAAATATTACATATAAACAATCATTTAAGTTACACTTCAGCATTTACCTTATCTGAACCACTGGCTCCTGCTTCTCATTCCCAGCCTCGCTGATTGTGACAGGATGACTGAAGCACATAAGTTAAAGCAAACAGCCATATTAATTTAGTTAcagtaaaacataattaaatacacaGAATTTCCATTTTACAAACTTAAGCTTTCAGACCGcaatacattttagaaatgtgacAGGTTGGCCCTTTGAATTAGAGCCCCTCTGAGGAAATTCAGAAGAGCCCTGGCTTATATTTTTGAATACCCACACAGTATACAGGAAGGTGCACACATGCACTGTTTTACACTCACAGTTATAAACTATACAGAATACAGGTGGAATACACATGTGCATGCATCTGGAGAGGGCCAGAGCGAAGAGGCTGCCCGTCTCGCAAGCGTCAGGGAGGTGAACTGGCAACTCTATAGCTACCAGTCCATACTCCGTATCTTGTTGGTCCATCAGGACTCAAACCAGTCCCAAGGCAAAGTCCTTACTGACTACCAAATTACGCATTATGAGCAAGCATGACCCAATTACAGTATTTtctaaaccaaaacaataactTGACCATGCAGTATTTACCTTTTCTGAAGTGCTGGCTCCTGCTTCTCTGCTTCATTTGCAGCCTCGCTGATTGTGACAGGAGGATCACTGAAgcaaagaagtaaacaaaatgaTACACCAAAAGCCAATAGCTATATGCATTAAATCACACCTGATTGAATGCACTAAATGCAGTGTGGATTAATTccattaaacaaaatacagacTTTAAAATGGCATTATATTTTACAGGTGTGACACATAGGCATGTCATTTTCTAAATCACGACAATAAGTGTTGAAACATCAATATATTTAACTTTACTTGACACCCCAGAATTTACCTTTTCTGAACTGCTGCCGCCTGCTTCTTTCTCCCAGCTTCGTTGTGTTTCTCCAACAGAGCCACGAAGAAGCCGTGGGTGCCGGTTTTTGCAGGGCTGGCTCGGAGACACTGAGTGAGCGGCTCCAGGCCTCGTTCTGGCCACTGAGACAGCAGAGGAACCAATCTGAAGGATAACCACAAAAAGCATTGATTTTCTGGAGTCAGACACTGAAAATGGTACCATATCAtagtaaatacaaaacatgttatcAAGGAGGAACCACAAAAGCTGTGACCCAAACAGCaaatataaaggaaaaataGGAAAAGCATATGATCAGATATTTGCAGGTACACAAACATCGCTGCGTTTGTTAATAGTTAGTGAACATTGACTGTTGCTACCTGAAGCCGGGGTTCTGCTGCAGACAGGCTGTTACGACTTCCTCATTCTCCTGGCTGTGGATGGAGCAGGTGGAGTAGACCAGGCGCTTCAGGCGAGGGAACTTCAGGCCGTGGTTGAGACACCGCAGTTGGAAGGAGGCAAGGGCGGCCAGACGAGCCTGAACCTTTTTCTGGTCAGCAGAGGAAGCATCGTCACCGAGACACACCATGCCTGGATAACAGACAgattttagaaatgatattgAAATCCCAAAATCGCATGTACAGAGGTTGCTGATTATGAACATGTGTAAAAATGCTTCATTTCATTCATGTTATCAGAGACATTAAAATGGGGACATTCAGTAagaaagtttgaaaaaatgatTACTTTTTGCAACTCTGCTTTTTGACTTTAAGTCGTAttgaaaacaacaatattataACAGCAATGTGTACGAGAAATTGTTTACCTTTGCAACAGGTCAAGGTGTAGCCAAGGTGTTTCTACATTGATACAGTCAAGTACTTTTGTACAGTAGTCATTGGGGGATTGATGGAAAGATACAAAGATAAAGCAGTTCTGCAACACCTCTGTTTTGATATTTGGaccttttataaaaacatttatatttttgtctAATAACGGGTATGTTCCCCTCTTTGGGCCGCAAactgttatttaaatgaaaccGGTAAGTAACAAGCCATGTCAAAACTAATATAATTCAATAGAAAGTGCTACAAATGCACTGAATCACTTTTCTGATTTTAAAGACAAGAGGGAGTATACTCGTAAAATATGCAACTAATAAACATAAGGAATCTGCACTCACATTAACAATTATCTTGCATTTTTTGGTTCCAGAACACATCTGTATCGCATTATACATAGACCTGATTTTGACCCAATGAGCTGGGCTGGGAATATTTAGTCAACCAAACTGCTTGGAGCAATAGGGATGATGTGTCGGTCTGATACTGGCCAAATCACTGGATTACCTGAGGAGATTAGGCTAAACTTTCCCTGAAAAACTCTCATTGCATTATTGGACATGAATATATGGTATCAAATAAACTCCGGTCTGCTGACATGATGACGTTACAGGATGAATGCGATGCATGGGATATGAACACCAAAACGGTTTATATTAAGGTCA
The Eleginops maclovinus isolate JMC-PN-2008 ecotype Puerto Natales chromosome 1, JC_Emac_rtc_rv5, whole genome shotgun sequence genome window above contains:
- the LOC134870400 gene encoding uncharacterized oxidoreductase YccK-like — translated: MSPVPKVRLSGGLEICRVLNGMWQVSGAHGAVDNAKAVEAMEAYVDAGLTTFDMADIYGPAEEIFGQFNSQRCNSGNDTPALQSLTKYVPRPGPMDRKVVLKALQRSMARMHVDSLDCVQFHWWDYRDKRYLDALGHLSDLQQEGLIRELSLTNFDTQRLEEITSRGIRISSNQVQYSLIDQRPAGRMEQFCVANNIQLLTYGTLAGGLLSERYLGKTEPNSRAELYTASLSKYKKMIDSWGGWSLFQDLLVALDTVARTHDCSVASVATRYVLDRPAVGGVIVGCRLGVAGAGQHISDSVRSCSPDLKLTEEDCAAIKAVTRRSRDLMALIGDCGDEYRS